The following DNA comes from Anopheles arabiensis isolate DONGOLA chromosome 3, AaraD3, whole genome shotgun sequence.
TGTCCTGTAACAATGCGAAACCGTTACTAAGTGAAATGATAggacaaaacaagcaaaaaaacaagaaaacctACGGATCGCCTACGCTCGGTACGACGGTGTACTCCGTCTCGGACACGTCGAACGGTACGATGCTGGTATCCACGTTGTTCGGCAGCACAAATGTTTCATCGTTGTTAGCGAACTTTGCCTGTATCGTGATGGTGTTGAACGTGACCGCTTCATCGTACGCTTCGGTTGCAGCGAACCGGCGCGAACAGTCGCTATAGTTGGCGGAGGAGCAGGCAAAAATGGCACACGTCGTAATCTGGCCATCGGCAAACCCGTCGAACGTACGGCCAGCATCGTAAGCCGCCAGCTTGTAGCGATAGTAGTTCTGCAAATGAGAGCATGCGAGAGAGTTATCTCCGTTTAACGCATATCATATTAGGAAGCCATCCGGCAAGGTGTGATAAGCGGAACAGCGACAAGATGTTACCGTATTTTGCAGATTCGGCTTGACGCTGTAGTTAATCGTAAAGTTGCAACAGTGACTTTCGTAGCAGACCGACTCCTGCAGCAGTGCGTTCGACGTCATCGGCAGATCTTTCGTCGCGTACTTGTCGATCTGGTCACGCTTCAGGTAGAGCTTGGCCATCTGGGCCGGCGTACCTTTCGGCTGCGGGATCTTGTTAATCGCCGCATTTGGGAATGTCATTTTGGGCACCTGTGCGACATAAAGCTTGCTGCAAAAGAGAAGagcgaaatgaaatgaaaacttaAACCCTTCACAATGGCGGCATCGGTCAACAATATACGCACGTTTGCGGTTCGTGGTTCATGACGGTCGTGAGCTCACCGCGCCGACCGGAGTAGATCCCCGTACCGGTGCTGCCCACCCCCGGGAAGCTAGCGCCGGCCGCGAGCAGATTCACGTTGTTCGAAAATGCCCACCCCTGCTGGATCTGGGCCGCCGTTAGGAAGGGCAGCTCGGAGAACCACATCGTCGGGAAGATAAAGTCGGTAATGCCCAACCGTACGAGCTCCAGCGCCGGCTGGTTGAACATCAGATCGAAACAGATAAAGTGGCCAAACTTCACCCCAAAGTCCGTCTCAAAGCTCGCCATCTCCGGGTAGACGGTCGTGTTGATACCGGCCTCCCCGAACAGGTTGAACTTTCGGTACCGCGACACGACCACACCCTCCCGGTCGAACGCCACGTTCGTGTTGAAGTGGTACAGCCCATCGGCACTGCACGGGCGCACATCGCCCGCCTCCGGACAGCGGGCCTTCTCGGTCAGATTAATCACGACGTACTTTTTGCGGTTGCGTGCGGCACAGGAAATGTCCCGGACGACCGGCTCGTACTCAAGGATGTTGCACGGTGCGATCGCATCCTTCGGATGTGGTACGAACGAAGCGGTTGCCACACGGTTCAGCGTGCCTTCGGGAAATGCCAGCACATCGGTAGTGTCCGCCTCGGGGGAGTTTATAATCGATAGATACTGGACGAGACGGTTCGCCGTGCTGGTTTCGGCCGTTTCGCCATTCACACGATCGGAGCTGAACTCTACCACACCGGCCCAATAGTGTGGATCACCTGGCGTGGAGATCTGCGTAAAAGAGGCAAGGTGAAGATGGCAGGGTTAGGCACAAGCACGGACGCAGCGAGCGGAAGTGAGCGTGCAATTAATTGAGCGTGCAGCAGTGACGTACCTGTAGGCTCGGTGCAACGAGCAGCAGTAAAATGCAAAATAGGACTGGCGGTTTGTTCATGGCGGCGTACGGATGGGCACGGGAAGCGGGTGTATTGGCGACGGCGACCTTCGCTTCGGTTGCTGGTCGATCGGGAACTGATGACAGCTGGTTGTCATCCGATCGGGGGTTACCTGTTGTTTCGCCTTGAGGGCGATATAGCCGCGATAAGTTCGTCCGGCGGCAGCGCCATTGCATTAATACCACTGATAGCACCACGAGCACTTTACATCGAATGCACGGACGGTTGTAAGTGTAAGCGTGTCCGGCGAAGAAGCTATTAACAGTGATTAACGAAAAAAGTATGCCCGCGCGTTCGAGACGAGGTGTAAGAATAATGGAAGGAATGAAGTTATCGAATACGACATCAAGAGCAGTTAGTTTCCGAATTGGAACaattcttttttaaacaacaatttaaattgaatgcaCTAAAATACTAGCAGTAAAATAAAGTAACATCACGTGTAGGACACTGTATGATAAGCTGTAATGGACATTTAAAGCGCCCTTCTCATCCTAGGGGTaagtgtgagtgagtgataGCTACAATGTATTCAGCAATCGGACTCTGATCTCAACCCCTCTCTATATCATCTTATCTGGTGGTATAGTCTGGTGTAATTATCATTCTAGAAACCGTCTGATGTCGATCACGTTTCAAACAGATGCGACCAAAGTTTAAGTATGCAAAGTCTTATTACATCAATTCCATGATCTGCAGTCGTGTTTACTTCTTGTCTGTTTGTTACCAATGGTGGAAAATTTCACAAGTCTCTCCattatacataaaaaaacaacgacacgGTCTATCGATTGAACAATGCGAATGCAGGAAGCGGCTATTATCGATTCGGAAAGCCAACCCTTGGATGGCTTGGAGGATGTAGTGGCGAGCGCTTGTGTTTGCATCCCGAAAAAATAAGCCAAAGACTAGATAAAGAACCTCTAATCTATCGTAGATGATAAGCAAAAATAGGGACGAACGATTAGTCACGACAAGCGAATCTTGCTTCACCATTCGACCATTCACACATTCCAACAAGTGCTCTGTCGATAACGTTTAGCTTCACTTATCAGTGGGTGGTTGGATTATGTGTGACTTTAAAATCAATGTGAGCTGCCTGGGCAGGGAATCGATTAGGTTATAAACGATTTGctttatctattttttgcattgaaaataattcacAACAGTTTGTAATTAATTGCAAAAGGAAGTTACAATACACAGCGATTGGAGGGGGCTTAGTGTAAGCTTCCGTTGAAACTTGAAGTTTAGCACGTGCGATAGCTGCGGCTCTCATGCCTCCAGGGGGCGGTATATGAGTTAAAATCTCGGCGTAGGTGGCTAAACCGGTATCGGGAAGGTCTTTCGAGCCCGGAAGAAATGGAATCTTAAACGAGCTTGAGTTGAAGTACCGGCAGCTGTTTGACAGCATGATTGACCACGTGTTTCATGAGCAAATGAGTTGTGATAAGTATTTAGACCAATCTATTATCATATATAATACGAAATGGAAATATCTGAAAACTTGCTTCAATCATGCTACATAATTAAGCTACGTGATCCCTTCAACCTGTCATTAAATCACATTTCTACTTCATAAGGGATCAAATGCATGTTACTTGACCAAAAAGTTTGATTTTCACGCTCTCATCCCAATACCGCTCGATTTATTGCAACTCCGGCAAGCTGGGAGGATTCGATTTTTACAATATGGACTCCACTCGTCGCACACCATTCCAAAATACCGTGTTCCGATAGTGATTAAGCTTTGGCTTGCTCTCGACCATAGCTGCATATTGCTTGTGCCGatcaattttttgttgttgaaaaaaatgcctttttttcttctccctagTGGCTCCTAGGTGCCATTTTTGTCCAGTTCCAATCCCTTTTGGCTACTTCAAAACGTGTATCAAAATAATTAAGAACATTATGGACTGCACTAGCAGGAAGCCGAGCCGAAATCTAACGAAATTGCTAACGAAATCTTGTAATATTACCAAAAATCAGATTTTAAACAATGAACCGACATAGTTCATCAATGCCCAAATTTTGTCTTGAACAAGCTTGAAGATACTTTTTTCATCATGATTCAAATGGTTGGTGAAGATCATCAATTTAGCGATGAAAAAGACTTCCGGTTCGCACGTAATCTACTTACACCTTGAAATTGTAGACCTAGAGATACAGTTTTGTTGCTTTAGTCAATGGTGGGTTTCGACGTTTTTTAGGTAGTTTTACtcgttttttattaatatcaAAGTTTAATGCTTTCACGAGAACTGCTTCGTGAAAACGTCGACAACTTGCAAACAAAGCAATGATCGGAGAAAATAGGATTAAAAGATATAGCAACTTCTGATGTGACACCGAAGTTTGAATAATTAGTCTTCTTACTTATAATGCAAATCATTTGATATTTAATTGGCACATTGATAATAATATTCTTA
Coding sequences within:
- the LOC120901537 gene encoding vanin-like protein 1; translated protein: MNKPPVLFCILLLLVAPSLQISTPGDPHYWAGVVEFSSDRVNGETAETSTANRLVQYLSIINSPEADTTDVLAFPEGTLNRVATASFVPHPKDAIAPCNILEYEPVVRDISCAARNRKKYVVINLTEKARCPEAGDVRPCSADGLYHFNTNVAFDREGVVVSRYRKFNLFGEAGINTTVYPEMASFETDFGVKFGHFICFDLMFNQPALELVRLGITDFIFPTMWFSELPFLTAAQIQQGWAFSNNVNLLAAGASFPGVGSTGTGIYSGRRGELTTVMNHEPQTKLYVAQVPKMTFPNAAINKIPQPKGTPAQMAKLYLKRDQIDKYATKDLPMTSNALLQESVCYESHCCNFTINYSVKPNLQNTNYYRYKLAAYDAGRTFDGFADGQITTCAIFACSSANYSDCSRRFAATEAYDEAVTFNTITIQAKFANNDETFVLPNNVDTSIVPFDVSETEYTVVPSVGDPTPHNIVTYKLTRAHSDLYTFAIWARKFEQYASAGAANPAGLFSALVLIVSAAVMGGLTKNLWQC